In Streptomyces sp. P3, one DNA window encodes the following:
- a CDS encoding LLM class F420-dependent oxidoreductase → MSLAYGIQLPVQSQSTMYAEPWEADAGPADLVEIARAADRAGFAYVAACDHVAIPRRLAEAMSTVWYDPVATLAHLAAVTTRVRLLSHVAVVGLRHPLVTAKQYATLDHLSGGRLVLGVGAGHVREEFEALGADFERRGTVLDETIDALRVALGPDEFPSHHGKAYDFEGLGQRPRPAQARVPVWVGGSSPAAVRRAALRGDGWLPQGDPRDRLSAQIERIRRLRAEAGVEEPFTVGAITEPLYVGTPSWNVGRRTLTGPPQALAASLSAYPRMGVDQIQVRFRCRGRSELIDQISAFGAEVAPHL, encoded by the coding sequence GTGAGCCTCGCGTACGGCATCCAGCTCCCGGTCCAGTCCCAGTCCACGATGTACGCCGAACCGTGGGAGGCCGACGCCGGGCCCGCCGACCTCGTCGAGATCGCCCGGGCCGCCGACCGGGCCGGCTTCGCCTACGTCGCCGCCTGCGACCACGTGGCGATCCCGCGCCGGCTGGCCGAGGCCATGAGCACGGTCTGGTACGACCCCGTGGCCACCCTCGCCCACCTCGCGGCCGTGACGACGCGCGTCCGCCTGCTCAGCCACGTCGCCGTCGTCGGCCTGCGCCACCCCCTCGTCACGGCCAAGCAGTACGCGACCCTCGACCACCTCAGCGGGGGCCGGCTGGTCCTCGGGGTCGGCGCGGGGCACGTGCGGGAGGAGTTCGAGGCGCTGGGCGCCGACTTCGAGCGGCGCGGCACGGTCCTGGACGAGACGATCGACGCCCTGCGCGTCGCCCTCGGGCCGGACGAGTTCCCCTCCCACCACGGGAAGGCGTACGACTTCGAGGGGCTCGGGCAGCGGCCCCGCCCCGCGCAGGCCCGCGTCCCCGTGTGGGTGGGCGGCTCCTCCCCGGCCGCCGTGCGCCGCGCCGCGCTCCGGGGCGACGGCTGGCTGCCCCAGGGCGACCCGCGGGACCGGCTGTCCGCACAGATCGAGCGGATCCGGCGGCTGCGCGCCGAGGCCGGCGTCGAGGAGCCGTTCACCGTCGGCGCCATCACCGAGCCCCTGTACGTCGGCACGCCGTCCTGGAACGTCGGCCGCCGCACCCTCACCGGGCCCCCGCAGGCCCTCGCCGCGTCGCTGAGCGCCTACCCGCGGATGGGCGTCGACCAGATCCAGGTCCGGTTCCGCTGCCGCGGCCGCTCCGAACTCATCGACCAGATCAGCGCGTTCGGGGCCGAGGTCGCCCCGCACCTGTGA
- a CDS encoding SDR family NAD(P)-dependent oxidoreductase, producing the protein MGKGKLDGRVVIVTGAARGQGEQEARLFAEEGARVVVADVLQEQGRALAEEIDALYVPLDVGSEEAWRSAVRAAQQAYGHIDGLVNNAGILRFNALTDTPLDEFMQVVKVNQVGCFLGVKTVAPVMSDGGTIVNTASYTAVTGMAAVGAYAATKHAILGLTRVAALELAPRGIRVNAVCPGAVDTAMSNPSLLDPDADQEESAKAIDGLYRKLVPLGRIGRPEEVARLALFLTSEDSSYITGQPFVIDGGWLAGVTII; encoded by the coding sequence ATGGGCAAGGGCAAGCTGGACGGGCGCGTCGTCATCGTCACCGGAGCCGCACGCGGCCAGGGCGAACAGGAGGCGCGGCTCTTCGCCGAGGAGGGGGCGCGGGTGGTCGTCGCCGACGTCCTTCAGGAACAGGGCCGGGCGCTCGCCGAGGAGATCGACGCCCTGTACGTCCCGCTCGACGTCGGCAGCGAGGAGGCCTGGCGGTCGGCCGTGCGTGCCGCGCAGCAGGCGTACGGGCACATCGACGGCCTGGTCAACAACGCCGGAATCCTGCGCTTCAACGCGCTCACCGACACCCCCCTCGACGAGTTCATGCAGGTCGTGAAGGTCAACCAGGTCGGCTGCTTCCTCGGCGTCAAGACGGTCGCGCCGGTGATGTCCGACGGGGGCACGATCGTCAACACGGCCTCGTACACCGCGGTGACCGGGATGGCGGCGGTGGGCGCGTACGCGGCCACCAAGCACGCGATCCTCGGGCTCACCCGGGTCGCCGCGCTGGAACTCGCGCCGCGGGGCATCCGGGTCAACGCCGTGTGCCCGGGCGCGGTCGACACCGCGATGTCCAACCCCTCGCTGCTGGACCCGGACGCGGATCAGGAGGAGAGCGCGAAGGCCATCGACGGGCTGTACCGCAAGCTCGTGCCGCTGGGCCGGATCGGCCGCCCGGAGGAGGTGGCCCGCCTCGCGCTGTTCCTCACCTCGGAGGACTCCTCCTACATCACCGGGCAGCCGTTCGTGATCGACGGGGGATGGCTCGCCGGCGTCACCATCATCTGA
- a CDS encoding amidohydrolase family protein produces MDSSPAASPATTPVAASPVAAPLPRIISVDDHTVEPSTVWQDRLPKKYLDTGPRVVRAPLKEMTFLGGRFKPVMGDPGDDGPIGDWWVYEDLHRPLTRLDTAVGFSRDEIKLEVITYEQMRPGSYDVPSRLADMDVNHVQSALCFPTFPRFCGQTFTEAADRELGLLCVRAYNDWTVEEWCGPQAAGRLIPLTLVPLWDAELAAAEVRRNAARGVRAVAFSEIPPHLGLPSVHTDHWDPFLAACDETGTVVAMHIGSSSRMPSTSEDAPPAVGSTITFANCCFSMVDWLMSGKFERFPNLKVMYAEGQIGWIPYILERADVVWEENRGWGGVADKVHRPPSELFADHVYGCFFDDAFGLRNLDSVGVGNVLYETDYPHSDSTWPKSREVGEAQMGHLPPDVVERIVRGNAIELLGLTEDGLWSPR; encoded by the coding sequence ATGGACTCCTCACCCGCCGCGTCGCCTGCCACCACGCCCGTCGCCGCCTCACCCGTCGCCGCGCCGCTCCCTCGGATCATCTCCGTCGACGACCACACCGTGGAGCCGAGCACCGTCTGGCAGGACCGCCTGCCGAAGAAGTACCTGGACACCGGACCCCGTGTCGTCCGTGCCCCGCTGAAGGAGATGACCTTCCTCGGCGGCCGCTTCAAGCCCGTCATGGGCGATCCCGGCGACGACGGGCCGATCGGCGACTGGTGGGTCTACGAGGACCTGCACCGCCCGCTCACCCGCCTCGACACCGCCGTCGGATTCAGCCGGGACGAGATCAAGCTGGAGGTCATCACCTACGAGCAGATGCGCCCGGGCTCGTACGACGTCCCCTCCCGGCTCGCCGACATGGACGTCAACCACGTCCAGTCCGCCCTGTGCTTCCCCACCTTCCCGCGCTTTTGCGGCCAGACCTTCACCGAGGCCGCCGACCGTGAGCTGGGCCTGCTGTGCGTGCGCGCCTACAACGACTGGACGGTGGAGGAGTGGTGCGGCCCGCAGGCGGCGGGGCGGCTGATCCCGCTCACCCTGGTCCCGCTGTGGGACGCCGAGCTGGCGGCCGCGGAGGTCCGGCGCAACGCCGCCCGCGGGGTGCGCGCGGTCGCCTTCTCCGAGATACCCCCGCACCTCGGCCTGCCCTCCGTGCACACCGACCACTGGGACCCCTTCCTCGCCGCCTGCGACGAGACCGGCACGGTCGTCGCCATGCACATCGGCTCCAGCAGCCGTATGCCGTCCACCTCGGAGGACGCCCCGCCCGCCGTCGGCTCCACCATCACCTTCGCCAACTGCTGCTTCTCGATGGTCGACTGGCTGATGAGCGGCAAGTTCGAGCGCTTCCCGAACCTGAAGGTGATGTACGCGGAGGGCCAGATCGGCTGGATCCCCTACATCCTGGAGCGCGCCGACGTGGTGTGGGAGGAGAACCGCGGCTGGGGCGGGGTCGCCGACAAGGTCCACCGGCCGCCGTCCGAGCTCTTCGCCGACCACGTCTACGGCTGCTTCTTCGACGATGCCTTCGGGCTGCGCAACCTCGACTCCGTCGGCGTCGGCAACGTCCTCTACGAGACCGACTACCCGCACTCCGACTCCACCTGGCCCAAGTCGCGGGAGGTCGGCGAGGCGCAGATGGGGCACCTGCCCCCGGACGTGGTGGAGCGGATCGTGCGGGGCAACGCGATCGAGCTGCTGGGGCTGACCGAGGACGGCCTGTGGAGCCCCCGGTGA
- a CDS encoding LLM class flavin-dependent oxidoreductase: MEFGLFVQGYVGKRAETDPLAEHKALMEETEYVIQADRAGFKYAWASEHHFLEEYSHLSANDVFLGYLAHATDRIHLGSGIFNPLAQVNHPVKVAEKVAMLDHLSENRFEFGSGRGAGSHEILGFLPGITDMNHTKEIWEETIAEFPKMWLQDEYEGFQGKHWQLPPRKILPKPYGKSHPAMWYAAGSPPSYAMAARKGLGVLGFSIQKVSDMEWVLEQYKTAVVNAEPIGDFVNDNVMVTTTAICAPTHDEAIRIAVEGELHYLPSLVFRYHDTFPRPEGFPVWPETLPEYNAEFVELLIEEELLICGDPDEVTRQCKRWEQAGADQLSFGLPVGVPREETLQTIRLIGEHVIPKIDTDPVHRTTRFRQGA; this comes from the coding sequence TTGGAATTCGGGCTCTTTGTACAGGGATACGTGGGCAAGCGCGCCGAGACCGATCCGCTCGCCGAGCACAAGGCGCTGATGGAGGAGACCGAGTACGTCATCCAGGCGGACAGGGCCGGGTTCAAGTACGCCTGGGCGTCCGAGCACCACTTCCTGGAGGAGTACTCGCACCTCTCCGCCAACGACGTCTTCCTCGGCTACCTCGCCCACGCGACCGACCGCATCCACCTCGGCTCGGGCATCTTCAACCCGCTGGCCCAGGTCAACCACCCGGTGAAGGTCGCCGAGAAGGTCGCCATGCTCGACCACCTCAGCGAGAACCGCTTCGAGTTCGGCAGCGGACGCGGCGCCGGCTCGCACGAGATCCTCGGCTTCCTCCCCGGCATCACCGACATGAACCACACGAAGGAGATCTGGGAGGAGACCATCGCCGAGTTCCCCAAGATGTGGCTCCAGGACGAGTACGAGGGCTTCCAGGGCAAGCACTGGCAGCTCCCGCCGCGCAAGATCCTGCCGAAGCCGTACGGGAAGTCGCACCCGGCGATGTGGTACGCGGCGGGGTCGCCGCCCTCGTACGCGATGGCCGCCCGCAAGGGCCTCGGCGTGCTGGGCTTCAGCATCCAGAAGGTCTCCGACATGGAATGGGTGCTGGAGCAGTACAAGACGGCCGTCGTGAACGCCGAGCCGATCGGGGACTTCGTCAACGACAACGTGATGGTGACGACGACGGCGATCTGCGCGCCCACCCACGACGAGGCTATCCGGATCGCCGTCGAGGGCGAACTGCACTACCTGCCCTCGCTGGTGTTCCGCTACCACGACACCTTCCCGCGCCCCGAGGGCTTCCCGGTCTGGCCGGAGACCCTGCCGGAGTACAACGCCGAGTTCGTCGAGCTGCTCATCGAGGAGGAGCTGCTGATCTGCGGCGATCCCGACGAGGTGACGCGGCAGTGCAAGCGGTGGGAACAGGCGGGCGCGGACCAGCTGTCCTTCGGGCTGCCGGTGGGGGTGCCCAGGGAGGAGACGCTGCAGACGATCCGGCTGATCGGGGAGCACGTCATCCCGAAGATCGACACGGATCCCGTGCACCGCACCACGCGGTTCCGGCAGGGCGCGTAG